The genomic stretch tctggctgctccatgcagactgacatctctggctgctccatgcagactgacatctctggctgctccatgcagactgacatctcaggctgctcaatacagactgacagctcaggctgctccatgcaggctggcagctctggctgctccatgcagactgacagctccttgcagactgacatctctggctgctccatgcagactgacagctctggctgctccatgcaggctggcagctctggctgctccatgcaggctggcagctctggctgctccatgcaggctggcagctctggctgctccatgcaggctggcagctctggctgctccatgcaggctggcagctctggctgctccatgcaggctggcagctctggctgctccatgcaggctggcagctctggctgccctgaacaggcaggagactccagcagcgctgtagaggaggaaggctctgacagcgctgaacaggcgggagattccggcagcgcaggagaggagaaaggctccgacagcgctggagatgcgggagactccgacagcgcaggagaggcgaggcgcactgtaggcctgatgcgtggtgctggtactggtggtactggaccgaggacatgcacaggaagcctggtgcggggagctgctaccggagggctggggtgtggaggtggtactggatagaccggaccgtgcaggcgctcttgagcaccgagcctgcccaaccttacctggctcgatgcccactctagcccggccgatacgaggagctggaatataccgcaccgggctatgcacccgcactggggacactgtgcgcaccactgcataacacggggCCTGTCTGCCCTCTAGTCTCTGCAAGCACacaggagtttgcgcaggtctcctacctggcatagcttGACATCCTGTAGCctccccaagacatttttgggctGACTctgggcttccttgccaaccgtgttcccgtatcgccggctcctctctccggctgcctctgctctcctaagtgcctccacctgccCCATGGAAGGccatcccttcccgccaggatcccctcctcccatgtgtagcaacccttgccatccaatatatcgtcccatgtccaatcctcattgcgccgctgttgctgcctttgttgcttctcctgctcctgcctgttgacacgctgcttggtccgctTGGTGGGCATCTCAGCTACTGCCCTtggtgtggtgaaggagagtcgaccaaactgcagcgtagattgcgatccatgtttaataacaaCGTAAACACATGAATCAAtaacaaaacactacaaaaacaataaacgtaacggtaaaaaccgaaacagcctatacttgtgtaacccaacacatagacaggaacaaggacactaaggacaatcacctaCGACAAACCAAGAATATggttgcctaaatatggttcccaatcagagacaacgataaacacctacctctgattgagaaccactccagacagccatagactttgctagataaccccactagctacaatcccaatacacacacaccaaaaccccaagacaaaacacaccacaatacaaaaaccccatgccacaccctggcctgacccaatacatgaagaaaaacacaaaatacttagaccagggcatgacaatcTGCCTCATCCCAGCCCtcataaaatatttacaaaacatcATATTATTACACTTTATCTTTGGATTTAAAAATATTGACTGatttaaaatattttctaaaaTGGTACAGTCATAATAACTATTTGCTAAAAACTGCCCCCAAGCCTCAAACACTTCTCTATTAAAAAAAGGTATATTACCTAACATTTCCTTCATACTCCTCAATAAACCATTGTCCCCCATCCTCTAAGGCAGTGTCAGGGAGAGGCAAGAAGTATACAGGCATTATCAGATTACGGTGGACCGTTTTCTCCTGTCCAGTCGACATGTTCTGTATCTTGAAGATGTGGACGTCACTATTCTTCTCTGTAACAATTTTGAGGTTGTTCTCCCAGCGATCCGCCAGCTTCCTCTTTCCACGTTCACCCTTATTCGCCAGTAGCACCCGATCACCGATCTCCACTGGAGCTCCTCTGATCTTCCTGTTGTAGAGGCATGACTCTTCAGCTGTTTGGTTGCCAACACCTGTATCTCCATGGCCTCCCTCAGGTCTCTCGCCAGGGACTTGATGTACTCGTCATAGTCTACAACATCTGAGTCTTGTAGCGCCGTACCAAACATCATGTCGATAGGCAGATGTGGGGTTCTCCCAAACATCAACTGGAAAGGGGCGTGGCCCGTGGTTTCATGGACTGTACAGTTGTAGGCGAAGGTTAACGACTTCAGCTTCCGTGGCCACCTGTGCTTCGGCTCTCGTAGGTAAGCCCTGATCATGTTTCCCAGCATTCTATTGAACCTTTCGACTCCCTCGTTCCCCATCGGATGGTAGGGAAGTTGTGTGCGACTCCGACTCTGTGTTTAACACACTTCAACCAGACGACTGTAGAAGCTTCTGTTTTATTGAAGAACAACCGTTGTCTCCATTGAACATCATGGTGTTTTATGATTGACTGATAGAGGGGATCTTTCAGAGTGACACTGATGTCTGTTGGTTGGATAGCAGGTAGTTGTTTTATGATTGACTGATAGAGGGGATCTTTCAGAGTGACACTGATGTCTGTTGATTGGATAGCAGGTAGGTGTTTTAGTTTGTTCAATGTCAGCTTGGTTGTCTATTGGTTATTTCTTGGTTGGTCAAACGTTGGTTGGCTGAATGTTGGGTCTAGTTGGTTGGTCATTGGCTTGATGGCTGAATGTCAGGTTTGTTGAACATAGATCCTTGTTGATAGCCTGTTAGTTCTCATTAGGTTGTATTTTGGTTGGTTTTTGGTTTGTTAGACTGGTTcctaggaggaggaagaggaagaggaggctgagcTGTGACAGTGTGACATCATTCTCCTGTtacctgctgagagagagagacagagacagagagacagagacagagagagacaaagagagacagagagagaaagagagacagagagagagagagagagagacaaagagagacagagacagagagacagagacagagagagacagagacagagacagagacagagagacagagacagagagagagagagacagagacagagagacagagacagagagagacagagacagagagacagagacagagagagacagagagagaaagagagacagagagacagagagagagagagagacagagagtgagagagagagagacagagagagagagacagagagtgagagagagagagagaaagggagggatgaatgaatgaatgaatgaatgaatgaatggatggatggatggagggagggagggagggggagacagagggagggggagacgagagacagagagagacagagagagacagagacagagagacagagatgtatgAGATATTTGCTGTACATACCATCCTCAGACACactgttccctatttagtgtactacttttgaccaagtctccggccaaagtagtgcacaatgtagggaatactggccaaagtagtgcacaatgtagggaatacTGGCCAAAGTAGTGAACAATGTAGGGAACAGGCAGCAATTTAAACAAGTATCTACTTCTGGTACCAAACGTCTTCTTGTATCAGTTAGTGTAGTAGGGTTTCTCACAGTATCTACCTCTGGTACCAAACATCTACATGTATCAGTTAGTGTAGTAGGGTTTCTCACAGTATCTACCTCTGGGACCAAACATCTTCATGTAACAGTTAGTGCAGTAGGGTTTCTCATCATGCTGAAACACAAAGCACAGAAAACATCGTCATGTAACAGTTAGTGCAGTAGGGTTTCTCATCATGCTGAAACACAAAGCACAGAAAACATCTTAGTTCATGAGATAcgtagatacacacagacagacagacagacagacagacagacagacagacagacagacagaccttctgcactccacttccctccctccacacctccctcactccctcccccccctcccttccccacctccctcccctcccctctccacctccctcccctcccctccccacctccatcactccctccctccccaccccctcctccctccctccctcccctcccctcccccccacctccctccctccccacctccctcactccctcactccctccctcccccctgtcTTCATACCTCAGCATGTTGTCCCGGGGTCAACTGTCTCTGACACAGTTGACACTTCAGACACAGAGGGTGGTAGTCCCTCCCCAATGACCTCTTCTTCTCACCTGGAGCAATGGGGAGAGAGGATACCAAGGGGTTAGAGGTCGAATGTCTGTCATGGACCAATCTGGTTAGAGGAtaccaggggttagaggtcaaatATCTGTCATGGACCAATGGGGAGAGAGGATACCAAGGGTTAGAGGTCAAATGTCTGTCAAGGACAAATGGGGAGAGAGGATACCAAGGGTTAGAGGTCAAATGTCTGTCATTGACCAATCTGGTTAGAGGAtaccaggggttagaggtcacatATCTGACATGGACCTTTGGGGTTGGAGGATACCggggattaaataaaaaatgtaatcaaatcaaattgtatttgtcacatgaatacaacaggtgtagtagaccttacagtgaaatgctgaatacaacaggtgtagtagaccttacagtgaaatgctgaatacaacaggtgtagtagaccttacagtgaaatgctgaatacaacaggtgtagtagaccttacagtgaaatgctgaatacaataggtgtagtagaccttacagtgaaatgctgaatacaacaggtgtagtagaccttacagtgaaatgctgaatacaacaggtgtagtagaccttacagtgaaatgctgaatacaacaggtgtagtagaccttacagtgaaatgctgaatacaacaggtgtagtagaccttacagtgaaatgctgaatacaacaggtgtagtagaccttacagtgaaatgctgaatacaacaggtgtagtagaccttacagtgaaatgctgaatacaacaggtgtagtagaccttacagtgaaatgctgaatacaacaggtgtagtagaccttacagtaaaatgctgaatacaacaggtgtagtagaccttacagtgaaatgctgaatacaacaggtgtagtagaccttacagtgaaatgctgaatacaacaggtgtagtagaccttacagtgaaatgctgaatacaacaggtgtagtagaccttacagtgaaatgctgaatacaacaggtgtagtagaccttacagtgaaatgctgaatacaacaggtgtagtagaccttacagtgaaatgctgaatacaacaggtgtagtagaccttacagtgaaatgctgaatacaacaggtgtggtagaccttacagtgaaatgctgaatacaacaggtgtagtagaccttacagtgaaatgctgaatacaacaggtgtagtagaccttacagtgaaatgctgaatacaacaggtgtagtagaccttacagtgaaatgctgaatacaacaggtgtagtagaccttacagtgaaatgctgaatacaacaggtgtagtagaccttacagtgaaatgctgaatacaacaggtgtagtagaccttacagtgaaatgctgaatacaacaggtgtagtagaccttacagtgaaatgctgaatacaacaggtgtagtagacctcacagtgaaatgctgaatacaacaggtgtagtagaccttacagtgaaatgctgaatacaacaggtgtagtagaccttacagtgaaatgctgaatacaacaggtgtagtagaccttacagtgaaatgctgaatacaacaggtgtagtagaccttacagtgaaatgctgaatacaacaggtgtagtagaccttacagtgaaatgctgaatacaacaggtgtagtagaccttacagtgaaatgctgaatacaacaggtgtagtagaccttacagtgaaatgctgaatacaacaggtgtagtagaccttacagtgaaatgctgaatacaataggtgtagtagaccttacagtgaaatgctgaatacaacaggtgtggtagacCTCTGAAGGAAAGGAAGCAAGGTTAGACTTTTGGAACCCAGCCTCTGAAGGAAAGGAAGCAAGGTTAGACTTTTGGAACCCAGCCTCTGAAGGAAAGGAAGCAAGGTTAGACTTTTGGAACCCAGCCTCTGAAGGAAAGGAAGCAAGGTTAGACTTTTGGAACCCAGCCTCTGAAGGAAAGGAAGCAAGGTTAGACTATTGGAACCCAGCCTCTGAAGGAAAGGAAGCAAGGTTAGACTATTGGAACCCAGCCTCTGAAGGAAAGGAAGCAAGGTTAGACTATAGGAACCCAGCCTCTGAAGGAAAGGAAGCAAGGTTAGACTATAGGAACCCAGCCTCTGAAGGAAAGGAAGCAAGGTTAGACTATTGGAACCTGTTAGAGAACAGTCTGCTTCCTCAGAGAGACACTTCCTGTTGTCTGTGAGTCATGACAGACTGTTCAGagcatggagacacacacacacacacacacacacacacacacacacacacacacacacacacacacacacacacacacacacacacacacacacacacacacacacacacacacacacacacacacacacacacacacacacacacacacacacacacacacacacacacacacacacacagacacacacacacagacatacacacagacacacacacacacacagacatacacacacagacacacacacacagacatacacacagacacacacacacacacagacatacacacacacacacacacacacacacacacacacaacacacacacacacacacacacacagacagacagacggacggacggacggacggacggacggacggacggacagacagacagacacacacagacagacagacagacagacagacagacacacagacagacagacagacatacacacagacagacagacatacacacagacagacagacagacacacagacacacagacacacagacacacagacacacacagacagacagacagacacacagacacacacacacacacacacacacacacacacacacacacacacacacacacacagacagacagacggacggacggacggacggacggacggacggacagacagacagacacacagacagacacagacagacacagacacacagacagacagacagacacacagacagacagacagacagacagacagacagacagacagacacacagacagacagacagacacacagacacacagacacacagacacacagacacacagacacacagacacacagacatacacacacagacatacacacacacacacacacacaggcacacacacacacacacagacacagacatacattcacagacacacacaggcacacacaggcacacacacacacacacagacatacacacacacacaggcacacacacacacacacacacacacacacacacacacacacacacacagacatacattcacagacacacacaggcacacacaggcacacacacacacacagacattcacacacacacacacacacacacacacacacacacacacacacagacacagacatacattcacagacattcacacacacacacacacacaataggaaAGGTATAACGATTGTGTTCAGAAAAGATTTGCGATCGAACGATGCATCTCAAAAACCTGCCCTAACAATCTAGTAACTATTCCGTAATGCTATGGTATCTCTGACCCACTGTATGacactgcaaacacacacacacacacacacacacacacttcactcacCAAAGTAGACTGGTTTCCCACAGATGGGACAGTAGCCCACCATGATAGATGATATTCCTGACACTGTTATTTAGCAGACAGGAAGTGTGTACGTAGAGAGTATGAgatggagaaagtgtgtgtagagagagagaatgtgtgtgtgagagagtgtgtcgagaaaaggtgtgtgtgtgtcagagagatgtACAGGAAATAGGTTGAACTCTGTGAATGTGGCGTGTTGTGATGACAGAACCAGGATGTGGTGAGAACCTTGTCACAGCGAGACAAAGAAACATCACTTCAAAAGAAAATACTGGATCAACACATTGGTGTCACTGGTGAAAATATACATAGAACTAGAACGATATGATAGACAGAACTAGATCAACACATTGGTGTCACTGGTGAAAATATACATAGAACTAGAACGATATGATAGACAGAACTAGATCAACACATTGGTGTCACTGGTGAAAATATACATAGAACTAGAACGATATGATAACAGAACTAGAAATATGAAACATAGAACTAGAACGATATGATAGACAGAACTAGATCAACACATTGGTGTCACTGGTGAAAATATACATAGAACTAGAACGATATGATAGAcagaactagaactagaactagaacGATATGATAGACAGAACTAGATCAACACATTGGTGTCACTGGTGAAAATATACATAGAACTAGAACGATATGATAGACAGAACTAGAAATATGAAACATAGAACTAGAACGATATGATAGACAGAACTAGATCAACACATTGGTGTCACTGGTGAAAATATACATAGAACTAGAACGATATGATAGACAGAACTAGAAATATGAAACATAGAACTAGAACGATATGATAGAGAGAACTAGAAACATACTATAGATAGAACTAGAAATATATGATAGATAGAACTAGAAATATATGATAGATAGAACTAGAAATATATGATAGATAGAACTAGAAACATACTATAGATAGAACTAGAAACATACTATAGATAGAACTAGAAATATATGATAGATAGAACTAGAAACATACTATTGATAGAACTAGAAACATACTATAGATAGAACTAGAAATATATGATAGATAGAACTTGAAACATACTATAGATAGAACTAGAAATATATGATAGATAGAACTAGAAATATATGATAGATAGAACTAGAAACATACTATAGATAGAACTAGAAACATACTATAGATAGAACTAGAAATATATGATAGATAGAACTAGAGATAAGAAACATAGAACTAGAGATATGTGATACATAGAACGAGAAAGAAATGATACATAGAACTAGAAAAAATATGATAGATAGAACTAGAAACATACTATTGATAGAACTAGAAACATACTATAGATAGAACTAGAAATATATGATAGATAGAACTAGAAACATACTATTGATAGAACTAGAAATATATGATAGATAGAACTAGAAACATATGATAGATAGAACTAGAAACATACTATTGATAGAACTAGAAATATATGATAGATAGAACTAGAAATATATGATAGATAGAACTAGAAACATACTATAGATAGAACTAGAAATATATGATAGATAGAACTAGAAATATATGATAGATAGAACTAGAAACATACTATAGATAGAACTAGAAACATACTATAGATAGAACTAGAAATATACTATAGATAGAACTAGAAATATATGATAGATAGAACTAGAAATATATGATAGATAGAACTAGAAACATACTATAGATAGAACTAGAAACATATGATAGATAGAACTAGAAACATACTATAGATAGAACTAGAAACATACTATAGATAGAACTAGAAATATATGATAGATAGAACTAGAGATAAGAAACATAGAACTAGAGATATGTGATACATAGAACGAGAAAGAAATGATACATAGAACTAGAAAAAATATGATAGATATAACTAGAAACATACTATTGATAGAACTAGAAACATACTATAGATAGAACTAGAAACATACTATAGATAGAACTAGAAATATATGATAGATAGAACTAGAAACATACTATAGATAGAACTAGAAACATACTATAGATAGAACTAGAAATATATGATAGATAGAACTAGAGATAAGAAACATAGAACTAGAGATATGTGATACATAGAACGAGAAAGAAATGATACATAGAACTAGAAAAAATATGATAGATAGAACTAGAAACATACTATTGATAGAACTAGAAACATACTATAGATAGAACTAGAAATATATGATAGATAGAACTAGAAACATACTATAGATAGAACTAGAAATATATGATAGATAGAACTAGAAATATATGATAGATAGAACTAGAAACATACTATAGATAGAACTAGAAATATATGATAGATAGAACTAGAAATATATGATAGATAGAACTAGAAAGATACGatagagagaactagaaagaTCTGATACATAGAACTAGAGATATGAAACATAGAACTAGAAACATACTATAGATAGAACTAGAAAGATATGATACATAGAACTAGAGATATGAAACATAGAACTAGAAACATACTATAGATAGAACTAGAAAGATATGATACATAGAACTAGAGATATGAAACATAGAACTAGAAACATACTATAGATAGaactagagatatgatacataGAACTAGAGATATGAAACATAGAACTAGAAACATACTATAGATAGAACTAGAAAGATATGATACATAGAACTAGAGATATGAAACATAGAACTAGAAACATACTATAGATAGAACTAGAAAGATATGATACATAGAACTAGAGATATGAAACATAGAACTAGAAACATACTATAGATAGAACTAGAAAGATATGATACATAGAACTAGAGATATGAAACATAGAACTAGAAACATACTATAGATAGaactagagatatgatacataGAACTAGAGATATGAAACATAGAACTAGAAACATACTATAGATAGAACTAGAAAGATATGATACATAGAACTAGAGATATGAAACATAGAACTAGAAACATACTATAGATAGaactagagatatgatacataGAACTAGAGATAAGATACATAGAACTAGAGATATGAAACATAGAACTAGAAACATACTATAGATAGaactagagatatgatacatagaactagagatatgatacatagaactagagatatgatacataGAACTAGAGATATGAAACATAGAACTAGAAACATACTATAGATAGAACTAGAAAGATATGATACATAGAACTAGAGATATGAAACATAGAACTAGAAACATACTATAGATAGAACTAGAAAGATATGATACATAGAACTAGAGATATGAAACATAGAACTAGAGATATGAAACATAGAACTAGAGATATGAAACATAGAACTATAAAGATGCTCActttacatagtcaaagatttccttcctttagggtcagtcacagtggtcaggtattctgccactgtgtactctctgtttagggtcagtcacagtagtcaggtattctgccactgtgtactctctgtttagggtcagtcacagtggtcaggtattctgccactgtgtactctctgtttagggtcagtcacagtggtcaggtattctgccactgtgtactctctctgtttagggtcagtcacagtggtcaggtattctgccactgtgtactctctgtttagggtcagtcacagtggtcaggtattctgccactgtgtactc from Oncorhynchus tshawytscha isolate Ot180627B unplaced genomic scaffold, Otsh_v2.0 Un_contig_4859_pilon_pilon, whole genome shotgun sequence encodes the following:
- the zgc:195282 gene encoding cysteine-rich protein 1 isoform X2 — encoded protein: MVGYCPICGKPVYFGEKKRSLGRDYHPLCLKCQLCQRQLTPGQHAEHDEKPYCTNCYMKMFGPRGRYCNRRMMSHCHSSASSSSSSS
- the zgc:195282 gene encoding cysteine-rich protein 1 isoform X3 — translated: MVGYCPICGKPVYFGEKKRSLGRDYHPLCLKCQLCQRQLTPGQHAEHDEKPYCTNCYMKMFGPRAGNRRMMSHCHSSASSSSSSS
- the zgc:195282 gene encoding cysteine-rich protein 2 isoform X5 yields the protein MVGYCPICGKPVYFGEKKRSLGRDYHPLCLKCQLCQRQLTPGQHAEHDEKPYCTNCYMKMFGPRGTSLTNQKPTKIQPNEN
- the zgc:195282 gene encoding cysteine-rich protein 1 isoform X1, translating into MVGYCPICGKPVYFGEKKRSLGRDYHPLCLKCQLCQRQLTPGQHAEHDEKPYCTNCYMKMFGPRGRYSGNRRMMSHCHSSASSSSSSS
- the zgc:195282 gene encoding cysteine-rich protein 1 isoform X4, which codes for MVGYCPICGKPVYFGEKKRSLGRDYHPLCLKCQLCQRQLTPGQHAEHDEKPYCTNCYMKMFGPRGNRRMMSHCHSSASSSSSSS